CGGCCGACGAGGCCGAGGAAGTACTGGTCCGAGGCGAGGTAGTCCGGGGCGTGCACGGCCGGCCCCATCGCCTGCGGGGTCCACACCTCGGCCTCGCCGGTGAGCCCCCGGAAGCGCGGCGGCGCCACGCCGACGATCGTGAGCGGCACCCCGTTCAGCCGGAGGGCGCGTCCGAGGACCTGCGGATCGGCGCCGAAGCGGCGCTCCCACAGCTCGTGGCTGAGGATCGCCACCGGATGCGCGCCGGCGACGGAGTCCTCCTGCGGCAGGAAGGCGCGCCCGAGCGGCGGACGCACGCCGAGCGCCGGGAAGTAGGACGCCGAGACGAGCTCCATGCGGATGCGGACCGGCTCGTCGCCGCCGCCCGAGAGGTTCGCGTCGGTGGCCCAGTACGCCGCGAGGTGCGAGAGCGTGGTGAGGCGCGCCCGCAAGGCGCCCAGCTGCGGGGGGGACCACCACCGGAACGGGGGTGCCTCCGGGTTCCGCTCGGAGTAGGTCTGGTGCAGCACCACGAGCCGTTCGGCTTCGGGGAAGGGGAGGGGGCGCAGCAGGCTCGCGCTGACGAGGCTGAAGACCGCCGCGTTCGCGCCCACGCCCAGCGCCAGCGTGAGGACCGCCGCCGCCGTGAAGCCCCGGCTCCTGCCCAGCGCGCGCGCGGCGTAGCGGAGGTCGCCCCGGAGCTCGTCGAAGTGCCGCAGCCCGCGCGACTCGCGCCCCTCCTCCTTGTAGCGCTCCGTGCTGCCGAACTCCAGCCGCGCCCGCCGCAGGGCCTCCGCGGGCGCGATGCCCGAACGGACCAGGTCCTCCGCCCGCAGCTCCACGTGCAGGCGAAACTCCTCCTCCATCTCCGCCTCCACGTCGGCGCGCCGGCGGAGCCCCCACCAGAGGGAGCGCACCCGGGAGAGCAGGGCACGCATCGCTCAGCCCTCCTGCGGCGTGGCGGCGAGCGCCAGGGCGATCGCCGCCGCCAGGCGGTTCCAGCTCGCTGCCTCCTCCCCGAGCCGCCGCCGCCCCGCGGCGGTGAGCCGGTAGAACTTCGCCCGCCGATTGTTGTCGGAGACGCCCCACTCGCTCTCGATGAGCCCCCGGTGCTCCAGCCGGTACAGCGCGGGGTAGAGCGCGCCCTGCTGGACCTGGAGCGCGCCGCCCGAGATCTGCTCGATGCGCAGCAGCACGCCGTACCCGTGCAGCCTGCCGAGCGAGACAGCCTTCAGGATCAGGAGGTCGAGGGTTCCGGGAAGCAGCTCCGCCGTGTCGGCCATGGCTCTCTCCTATGCTGGTTAGGAAGAGAATACGTGCCGCTCCCCTAAGCTGTCAAGGAGAGCGTTCGCGGGGGCCGGGCGGCTGTGTCGGCGGCTGTTCCGATGCCGCGTCGCCAGCCGCTCTCCACGCGCATAACAGCCGCCATGGGCGCACCATGTCGGTGCAGCAGCTCGCCAATCGCTCAACTTTGGTGCACGAGGTTTCGGGGCGTGTTTTTGTAAGGTGTTTGGTGATAAGGGTTTGGCAATCAACTGGCTGCGGCAGGCCGAATGCATGGGGACACGGCGGTGCTCAACGATCCGCGGCACCGACCCACCCCATCCTTTCGGAGGTACACCATGCGTCGTTCCACCCTCGCGACCGGTGCAAGCCGTGGTGCCGTCGTCGCGTCCCTGGTCGCCCTGGCGGCCTGCTCGACCGACCAGATCCCGAGCGGCGTGTCGCCGGATTCGGCGCTGGAGCCCTCGCTGAGCGCGTCCAGAGCCGGCGGGCACGAGTTCGTGCCGGGTGAGGTGATCGTGAAGTTCCGGGCGGGCACCCCTGCCAGCGCGCGGGAAGCGGCGCTGCAGGCGGCGAGCGCCCGGGTGAGCGAGCGGATCGTCACCGGCGCCATGCGCGGCGCCGGCGACCACGAGGGGATCACCGTGATGCACTCGGCGCTCGGCACCGCGGGCGCGATCGAGCGGCTGCGCGGCAACCCGGCGGTGGAGTACGCGGAGCCGAACTGGATCTACCGCCACACCGCGGTGTCGGACGACCCGTTCTTCGTCGACGGCTCGCTGTGGGGGATGTACGGCAGCCTGACGAGCCCCGCGAACCAGTACGGCAGCCAGGCCGGCTCGGCGTGGGCCGCCGGCCACATCGGCGCGAAGACGGTCTACGTCGGCGTCATCGACGAGGGGATCCAGTTCGACCACCCCGACCTGGCCGTGAACGTCTGGCTGAATCCGTTCGACCCGGCCGACGGCGTGGACAACGACGGCAACGGCTACGTGGACGACACCCGCGGCTGGGACTTCGCCAACGGCGACAACTCCATCTACGACGGCGGAACGCGCGGCTCGCTCGACAAGCACGGCACCCACGTGGCCGGCACCATCGGCGCACTGGGCGGCAACGGCCTCGGCGTGGCCGGCGTCAACTGGAGCGTCACGATGATCTCGGGCAAGTTCCTCGGCCGGAACGGCGGGACGACCACCAACGCCATCAAGGCCGTCGACTACTTCACCGACCTCAAGACGCGGCACGGGCTGAACATCGTCGCGACGAACAACTCCTGGGGCGGCGGCGGCTTCAGCCAGGCGCTGCTCGACGCGATCAACCGCGGCGGCAACGCGGGGATCCTCTTCATCGCGGCGGCGGGGAACGGCGGCGCTGACGGCGTCGGCGACAACAACGACACCTCGGCGAGCTACCCGTCCAACTACGAGTGCACGGCGAACGGCACCTACGACTGCGTGATCGCGGTGGCCTCCATCACGAGCAGCGGTGCCAAGTCCGGCTTCTCCAACTACGGTGCGAAGACCGTCGACCTCGGCGCGCCGGGCTCGGGCGTGTACTCCACGCTCCCGTACAACACGTACGGCTCCTACAGCGGCACTTCGATGGCCACGCCGCACGTGGCCGGCGGCGCGGCGCTCTACGCGTCCACGCACCCCGGCGCGACGGCCGCGCAGATCCGCGGTGCGCTCATGAGCAGCACGAC
The sequence above is drawn from the Longimicrobiaceae bacterium genome and encodes:
- a CDS encoding S8 family peptidase translates to MRRSTLATGASRGAVVASLVALAACSTDQIPSGVSPDSALEPSLSASRAGGHEFVPGEVIVKFRAGTPASAREAALQAASARVSERIVTGAMRGAGDHEGITVMHSALGTAGAIERLRGNPAVEYAEPNWIYRHTAVSDDPFFVDGSLWGMYGSLTSPANQYGSQAGSAWAAGHIGAKTVYVGVIDEGIQFDHPDLAVNVWLNPFDPADGVDNDGNGYVDDTRGWDFANGDNSIYDGGTRGSLDKHGTHVAGTIGALGGNGLGVAGVNWSVTMISGKFLGRNGGTTTNAIKAVDYFTDLKTRHGLNIVATNNSWGGGGFSQALLDAINRGGNAGILFIAAAGNGGADGVGDNNDTSASYPSNYECTANGTYDCVIAVASITSSGAKSGFSNYGAKTVDLGAPGSGVYSTLPYNTYGSYSGTSMATPHVAGGAALYASTHPGATAAQIRGALMSSTTPTPSLDGRTVTGGRLNVSGF
- a CDS encoding PadR family transcriptional regulator, translating into MADTAELLPGTLDLLILKAVSLGRLHGYGVLLRIEQISGGALQVQQGALYPALYRLEHRGLIESEWGVSDNNRRAKFYRLTAAGRRRLGEEAASWNRLAAAIALALAATPQEG
- a CDS encoding ABC transporter permease; this encodes MRALLSRVRSLWWGLRRRADVEAEMEEEFRLHVELRAEDLVRSGIAPAEALRRARLEFGSTERYKEEGRESRGLRHFDELRGDLRYAARALGRSRGFTAAAVLTLALGVGANAAVFSLVSASLLRPLPFPEAERLVVLHQTYSERNPEAPPFRWWSPPQLGALRARLTTLSHLAAYWATDANLSGGGDEPVRIRMELVSASYFPALGVRPPLGRAFLPQEDSVAGAHPVAILSHELWERRFGADPQVLGRALRLNGVPLTIVGVAPPRFRGLTGEAEVWTPQAMGPAVHAPDYLASDQYFLGLVGR